The genomic stretch ATGAGTGGGTGGGTTGCAAATGCCATAGGTTCTTTGAGGTCCAAAGGAGTATAAGTTAGGAGCCATCCTTTTCCAGTTGGGTTGTATGCTTTTCCTTCGTGtcattaaattttatatttttttaaatttgggcTGGGGTAGCTTTTCGTTAATTCTAGTACAGGAGAAGGGGAGGAGGTTTGGGTGGGAATGTTGCTTCTCTGGAGAGTTTTGTAGTTGCATAGTTACGTGTCAAGGGACAGTGACTTCTAATTGGTATGATTGATAAAAGTATCTCCAAGGAGGCGATGACGGACAAGAACATCAATTCAGGGGATACTCATCCATCATTCATTACGTACTGGATTCCATTAGCCTTCAAGAAGGCTCCTAATATGCTTTACTGTGACATTTGTTCCTTTCAGCCGATGGAAATCTATGTGGACGACGAAGCCAAGTTGACCCTTCATGGTCTTGTACAGGTGTGTGTATCAACTTAGTCATTAGTGTGTGTCTCTTGGTATGAAACTCTTCTTTAACACGATGATATCTATTGGCAGCATTACATCAAGTTGAGTGAACTCGAGAAAAACCGGAAGTTGAATGACCTGCTTGATGCGTTGGACTTTAACCAAGTTGTCATTTTTGTCAAAAGCGTGAACCGAGCTGCTGAGCTGAACAAATTGCTTGTGGAATGTAATTTCCCATCTATCTGCATTCATTCGGGCATGTCCCAGGAAGAAAGGTTGGTGTTACTATTTTTTTTCTAGCTTGACTTACATGCTATTGGTTTAATCTTTTGGATCAGATGCtctggattaaaaaaaaaaaatgagaacaaTAGCTGGAGGCATATTTCTATTAAAAGCTGGATTGATTTGCTTTGTGAATTATTCTGTATATAGGTTTTGCAGAACATTTATTGCATAGTTGCTAAAAATGGCTAGGCATTGTTAAGAACCAGTAAATGGAACTGGCCTCCTCTTTGACCCAAAAAGGGTTGTGGTGTATATTGAACTCATGACACTGGTATCTCTTGTAGGTTGACACGCTACAAGGGTTTCAAGGAGGGGCATAAGAGGATTCTTGTGGCGACAGATTTGGTTGGTAGGGGAATTGACATTGAGAGGGTTAACATTGTCATTAACTATGACATGCCAGATTCTGCAGACACTTATTTGCACAGGGTGGGTGTAGTTTTATCACAATTAGTAGTGCTCATTTCAAAGCAGGAGGGTTAGAACTGAAGTTCTTTCCACTTTGAATATGTGCAGGTTGGTAGAGCTGGTAGATTTGGCACAAAAGGTCTTGCCATTACGTTTGTTTCATCAGCATCTGATTCTGATGTCCTCAATCAGGTTTAAATTTACAAGTACACATTTTTCCCATTGTTTTAATCtctgtttttttgttttaatctgATCCTTAAGTTTCATGGTCTGTAGGTTCAGGAGAGGTTTGAAGTGGATATAAAGGAGCTTCCTGAGCAGATTGATACTTCTACATATAGTGCGTTCTCTTACCTTTTCCTACTTATTTCAGTTCTTCTAGtaggtttttattttcttaGTGCTAGGGTTTAATAATCTTATAGCTTTCCATTTTTGTGGATAAGTGGATAGCCTTGTTTCTGTGCCGTCCTTGACTTGTTCTAAAAAATCTTGCTATGCAGTGCCCTCGTGATGACGTGACAGAGTTCTTATGTGGCAAAATTGGAAATGATGTCCAAGTTACTGAACTTTTGTTCGCATCGCTTTGAGAATTCTTCTGAGTTGATTGCTAGAGAACTGTTCTATTGTTCACACCGTGCTACTGAGATTCTTGTATCTTATTTAGACTTATATGGTTTGGCAGCTTAGAGAGGATTTAAAAATGTGTTACAATACGACTTGCTAGATATTATTCTCCAGTTGTCCCTAGATAAtccttcaaacttttttttttaacgtagTAGTCGGACGGCGTAATATTAGCTTTATTTGGTTAATTTTGAGCTTCGGAGAGGTGAATCATATAAAGCCCTGCAGTTCCTGTTACAAACGATGATTTTGGGGGTGTCGAGCTCAAGTGGGTTAGCATGAATTCTGAAGCTCGGATTGGGATTCGGATGGAATGGAAAGAATGTTGGATTCGGTTATAGCGGGGCTTGCAGTCTACAGCGATGTCTCATTTAATGCTTTTTAATCTCATGATTTGGATTGCTGTGCGCCGTAACTGCAAATTCAGGAGTAGTTTGTGACAAGGAAAGGATGCTCTTTCCTGTTAATGCTTTCAATGGGGAATGTTGCTGTGATTGTTGGAAAGGGTAACCATGGCTACCAAAATTAGTGATATCTATGCAATGTTTTTGGTGGTCTAAAAAATTTTCGTTTAAGAGGAGCAATTAAAACGCTTTTGACATCCTGGCGTCATTTGTTCCAATACAATTCTTGTCCATTGGACCCCTCTTTGTGGTTGCAATCGTACAAGTGTTGTCTATCCCTAACGGCCTttaaaacaaggaaaaagaaaaagaagaaagtgtTAATTGTCCACGGGTATAAAAATAGGGACGGTAagctattttttattttctgctTTGGGTAAAAAAATTTATAAGTAGCTGTATGCGCTGTTACAATCATGGTTTTGAGATGACTTGGACGATATATAATTGGAATAGTGCTTGCTGGTACGAAATCGATATTCGAATCAATGAATGACTTGTCTTCTGGATGATTCCAGTTGACTCATCCGATATTAACTAAGTCAATTCAGTGAGATAAGAAATCAGTCGAAACGTGACGATCCGATAAGCAATATAGAAGTTTACGAAATGTTATATTGAAGTTTAGGGCTCTCTCTTAAGCTTTTTTCATTTCCTAGTTAAGATGTGAGTTTTTTTTcgtgaattttgaagataaaatcatttttttcacCAAAAGAATCACAAGGTTTTTGGCCAAAGTTTTGCTTCAGTAGAACTGTAGCAGGTAGAGTCGAAGTCCACTTAAGAAGACATGAGCAGTCTCTGGGTTTAAATTTTAGACAATTAAGGCAAGGATTTCACACTATTTACCGAAATACCTGCCATATTCTCTGCTATGTTGGTTTAATCGTGGCTACTATGCAACTACTTCTtatctttttcaaaataaaataattttataaaaagGCCGAAATCCTTTTAAGTCTTagtataattaaaaaaaaaccattttcattaaataaatattcttcatttttcactaaataaattaaaattaaaatattttatgaTATACTTCATAAGTATTAGATATTGCAATGTAcatattaaaattaaaatattaaaatgaagtattttatgtAATCgcaataaattaaaattaatgaattatgtacaatttttttttttatgaaattctctattttttaataattcttttaaaatttttgaaaatttttatatgttATAATATGCATATCACCCGATATTCAACTGATATGCCCGATGGATGTGGAACAACCGCGACGCGACAGCGATCTGCAACGGCGAACCATGGTTACAATAGAATGTTAGCCAATTGCCTCGAGGCCCTCGACATAACTTAGTGCTTTGAGACGTAGTGAGTGACATTGGGATATTAAATATTGCAAAATTGTGGATGAGGGATTTCTATTTGTGTAAAGTGCAATAAATGTACTAAAACGGAGGAATGTATCATAACAGTGGCGAGGCTAGAATCTTTATTCAAGGAGTACAATAATATCAACATAAGCTTCCAATATCTTCTAAGCTTTGGCTATAATTAAATGTCTATTATATGTATACTAATTTATTcaatattaaaaaatttctcaaaaaaaaatctgcGACTTGTGTCTATTTGTAATAATGATGACGTCATATAATGGTGTAACATTACATGATACTTAAAATTATGGTAAAAGTTGTATATAAGCGCGTAATAATTAAATTTATGTGCAAGTGCTAGGGATATAATGTGTACATTTTACACTACAAAATGAATGTTTGATTTTATTGTAGTTCATATGGTATAACATCTAAGAAAAGTTTAATGTTTAttgaattaaattaaatttgttggaaagaaaatgaaaatagcATCATTTAGTTATTTATTTCAATGTTTCATTGAAAATTAGAGGGGCGCACTAGTTTTCCTTAGAAGGAATGGGCGACCACCCTTTGACTTCATTAATCTTGTATCAATTATATTACCCACGGATCAAACAGATTTGTGCAATGCTACTTTTGGACTTCAGGAATGATCTTGAGCCATGCCACTCTTCTTATCGAAAAGGAGGGATTTGATTCAAGAACATGGGATTATGATAACAAAAACGTGGAGTCCTTCAACTTTTTGGTACAAATGGTGTCTGTCGCCGAGTGATGATTTTCACATTGAGGGTTATTTAGTAAGAGCATAATCTTCTATCTTTCGACAGTGAAATAGGTTTTAGTAATAGATGACAAAGTAGGATGAGTACAATCGATACTCTTGACAAACAAAGTGGAAAGTCTGAAATAtattattttgtcattttagaaatCAGGCAGAGACATGCTCAAGGGGTAAAATCGTGCATGAAGGCAGAGGTGCAGAAGCTGCTGCACCCTCTTCATTTGTTCATCCCCGTCGCATTTTTAACAGCATCGGCTGCTCCTTGTACCTTGGCCTTCGCCTCCTGCCCTGCCTGCATACATACAACACACCCCAGACAATTTTATCATAACCCCAAGTAATaagcttccttttttttcttaaaaaaaaaggaaaacaagaaataTATTGCATGTATGTGTTGTGAGAATAGTAAACTGGTATGGTAAAAAACTAATAATCagaaaagtaaggaagaacCTCCTGCATGGATTCCTTAGCAGATTGAGCCGCATTGCTTGCCTTATCCATCATTTGGCTTCCCTTTTCCTAAAATCAATCAACATAATACACAAAAGTGACTGATCCATTCCTTGTAATCACCAATTATATCACTGGTAAGAGAATTGAAGTTAAGCGGGTGCTGTGATAATCACCTGCATTTGGCCCTTGGCCTGGCCGGCTTGGTAACTCGCGTTTTGTGAATTATCCATGCTCCAGCAATTAATatggtttttttcttttttttttagtactGTACTAATAATGTAAGCTGAGGTAATTAGGGAACTGGTACCAGCAGTTAATACAAACACGTATTAGTAATTGATGATGGAGATTAACAGAAGCAAGATAATGAGGCATTTATAGAGGAGCTCAAGTCGATGCAGGGTGGACACGTGTAACACTGAGTGCAGGCCATTGTTGGCGTGGCCATAGCTGACATATCTTTTGGCCTTTAGACTAGGGCTGAGTGAGTTTTCTGGCCAAAAGTCTTTGGGTTAATTTCACATACCTTCCCTGAGattttttataatttgcaaAAAGCTCCCTTCAAGTTCTAAAAATTATGCACACCTCCcctattttcactatttaagtaacatTCTAAACCCAAAAGGCTATACTTTTTGTCTAAATTTCTATAATGCCTTGAGTTATAATTCACAACAAATTCCTATACTGTTGGCATGGTCATAGCTGACACATCTTTCGGCCTTTAGACTAGGACTGAGTGAGTTTTCTTGTCAAGCAGGCCAAAAGTCTTTGAGGTTTTTAGtagaagtggcaaaatggattcaTATCCACTAATCCATCCATATAAACCAAccttaaatggatttggatggaTCTGGATGATACATATGAATTTAATGATTTTAAATGAATAACCATGTAAATCTAATTATGTTGgtggatttaaatggattatccaTGTCATTTATATACATCCACTTAATTTAAAAAGTAGAAAACACACATAGTGATTgcaaatatttataaaaaagtGGGATAGAACCTTGTGGGAACATCTATTATTTCCTTCATAACTTCCTCACGTGTCAAGTTGCTAATAACATTAATTGCATTTTAGTGGCTTCTAGTTCCTAGACTTCTTCCAtccttttcaaaattatattttagtctCTACTCTTGTTTTTTTAATTAAACTCTCATGTAGTAATGACTTCAAACATTTACATtcttaagtaaagaaaaagcAAGAATGCATAATATAGTGTCaaagtaattttttatttttttattcttttatttataaaaaggatttttctaaTGAGTGTCCCCGCAACACTGGTTAAGATACGTAAATGGcacattcttcttcttctttttttttaataagtggAAGGTTTTGAATCCAAAAGCTCATACTTACAATTCCTCTCCTTTTATCACCCAATCCAACCCTCCA from Coffea eugenioides isolate CCC68of chromosome 8, Ceug_1.0, whole genome shotgun sequence encodes the following:
- the LOC113781632 gene encoding stress-induced protein KIN2-like yields the protein MDNSQNASYQAGQAKGQMQEKGSQMMDKASNAAQSAKESMQEAGQEAKAKVQGAADAVKNATGMNK